Proteins co-encoded in one Astyanax mexicanus isolate ESR-SI-001 chromosome 1, AstMex3_surface, whole genome shotgun sequence genomic window:
- the LOC125781459 gene encoding uncharacterized protein LOC125781459 produces MLFLAHTPGAYTPGAYTPCAHTPSAHTPGAYTPGAYTPCAHTPSAHTPSAYTPSAYTPSTYTPSTYTHSTYTPSAYTPSRLTPSAYTPSTHTPRAHTPSAYTPSAYTPSTYTPSTYTPRFYTPSTYTPSAYTPRFYTPSTYTPSTYTPSTYTPRFYTPSTYTPSTYTPSAHTPRFYTPSAYTPSAYTPSAYTPSTYTPSTYTPSAHTPRFYTPSAYTLHHLQPTTQRDMPSIALSHLSLTLIRLNLTRLTLTRLTLTRLTLQLPDEDLPVPQTADTSC; encoded by the exons ATGCTGTTTCT TGCTCACACCCCCGGCGCCTACACCCCCGGCGCCTACACCCCCTGTGCTCACACCCCCAGTGCTCACACCCCCGGCGCCTACACCCCCGGCGCCTACACCCCCTGTGCTCACACCCCCAGTGCTCACACCCCCAGCGCCTACACCCCCAGCGCCTACACCCCCAGCACCTACACCCCCAGCACCTACACCCACAGCACCTACACCCCCAGCGCCTACACCCCCAGT CGCCTAACCCCAAGCGCCTACACCCCCAGCACCCACACCCCCAGGGCTCACACCCCCAGCGCCTACACCCCCAGCGCCTACACCCCCAGCACCTACACCCCCAGCACCTACACCCCCAGATTCTACACCCCCAGCACCTACACCCCCAGCGCCTACACCCCCAGATTCTACACCCCCAGCACCTACACCCCCAGCACCTACACCCCCAGCACCTACACCCCCAGATTCTACACCCCCAGCACCTACACCCCCAGCACCTACACCCCCAGCGCTCACACCCCCAGATTCTACACCCCCAGCGCCTACACCCCCAGCGCCTACACCCCCAGCGCCTACACCCCCAGCACCTACACCCCCAGCACCTACACCCCCAGCGCTCACACCCCCAGATTCTACACCCCCAGCGCCTACACCCTACACCACCTGCAGCCGACAACCCAGCGTGATATGCCTTCCATCGCCCTCTCACACCTCAGTCTCACTCTTATACGTCTCAATCTCACACGTCTCACTCTCACACGTCTCACTCTCACACGTCTCACTCTGCAGCTTCCTGATGAAGACCTTCCGGTTCCCCAGACCGCCGACACTTCCTGTTAG
- the arhgef15a gene encoding ephexin-1 encodes MSTPKPHNVHHKPSLPPKPSLQSQWGSSSAPWPVPRDLRIKPGMVKERTQSLIIRGEGLNRKPPAISKTHQLPAGTVRDQVQKLDLAPPTGSKQVEEKGRRAWMKDQVTSHVEHGRSEPDGSEMEDGVGGVRLEEEGSVTPSCPLQEKHCHCICHLHRPGMKLMWVPDDHSNSSLKQGDHRVTSSKRQMDGGDAGVSGGVSANPTYTHSNSPTVAECINCQSFRRHHGRQSAAESESLYEKLDDLVHRSAPTAPPAETHHTLQADQPPAEHPEEPLYLVLQPSDERPATPPIPPPRPDLPPRPQSSPRTNQKERRATQPVLAYVLSPRGGRPPIRTSSSCEKRSPGKTKLEKKKSDRRDSADKTEVKQGGRKISSDWVQNSDYEPLYQIYQKKAEAELQGESPQVHRRSLSDSLGLQDSGSRGRHGAQLTNIKLWQDLPVVQESGILPTLTHNQRQRQECMFEVLTSEASYLRSLRVLRDHFLGSRELDDTLVIHDRKVLFSNILQVYEVSERFLQDLLDRVDEGVVISDVCDIIHWHANQHFSVYIDYVRNQVYQEKTYSQLMQCNRAFCTVMRRLEESPLCKRLPFSSFMLLPFQRITRIKILIQSILKRTTEGSAEEESASRALAVVSEIIREANTQVGQMKQMEELMHVANILEFDKLKAIPLVSKTRCLEKQGELQELVKGASLFGQRFRFTPVYIFLFNDLIILTARKSVSPERFVVLDHAHRSLVEVQPIEPSGPQLDHTFCLTLLENHQGNTCEHLLKANTESDLHRWMAVFPSVCELQQEKQEKVYEDWDCPQVQCIQQYAAKQADELSLEPWDIINIIRKTNEGWYEGMRLSDRARGWFPQESVVEVTNEHQRRRNLREQYRINMATRPDNHKEETKLNQNS; translated from the exons ATGTCCACCCCAAAGCCTCATAATGTCCATCATAAACCAAGTCTGCCTCCAAAACCAAGCCTGCAGTCACAATGGGGGTCAAGCTCCGCCCCCTGGCCTGTCCCGCGGGATTTGCGGATCAAGCCAGGAATGGTCAAAGAGCGAACACAGAGTCTGATCATCAGGGGGGAGGGGCTAAACAGAAAACCACCTGCCATCAGTAAAACCCATCAGCTGCCTGCAGGAACCGTCAGAGACCAAGTCCAGAAACTGGATTTAGCCCCGCCTACAGGAAGCAAGCAGGTGGAGGAGAAAGGTCGGAGGGCGTGGATGAAGGATCAGGTGACCAGCCATGTGGAACACGGGCGATCAG AGCCTGATGGAAGTGAGATGGAGGACGGTGTGGGCGGAGTCAGGCTGGAAGAGGAGGGGTCAGTAACGCCCTCCTGCCCCCTGCAGGAGAAACACTGCCACTGCATCTGCCACCTGCACCGGCCCGGCATGAAGCTGATGTGGGTTCCAGACGATCACAGCAACAGTTCCCTGAAGCAGGGAGACCACAGAGTGACATCATCGAAACGACAGATGGATGGGGGTGACGCAGGAGTGAGCGGAGGAGTGAGCGCAAACCCAACATACACGCACTCCAACTCTCCCACAGTGGCAGAGTGCATTAACTGCCAGAGCTTCCGGAGACACCACGGCCGGCAGAGTGCGGCAGAGAGCGAGAGTCTGTACGAAAAGCTGGACGACCTCGTCCATCGATCCGCTCCCACAGCGCCCCCTGCAGAGACCCATCACACACTGCAGGCTGACCAGCCCCCTGCTGAACATCCTGAGGAGCCCCTTTACCTGGTGCTCCAGCCCTCCGACGAGCGTCCTGCCACGCCCCCCATTCCGCCCCCCAGACCAGATCTGCCACCACGCCCACAGTCATCCCCACGCACCAATCAGAAAGAGAGACGCGCCACCCAGCCAGTCCTTGCTTACGTGCTGTCCCCCAGAGGAGGCCGTCCACCAATCAGAACCTCCAGCAGCTGTGAGAAGAGAAGTCCAGGAAAAACAAAGTTAG AGAAGAAGAAAAGTGATAGAAGAGATTCAGCAGACAAAACTGA ggtgAAGCAGGGCGGCAGGAAGATTTCTAGTGATTGGGTGCAGAACAGTGATTACG agccGTTGTATCAGATCTATCAGAAGAAAGCTGAAGCTGAGCTGCAGGGTGAAAGTCCTCAGGTTCACCGTCGGAGTCTGAGCGACAGTCTGGGCCTGCAGGACTCCGGCAGCAGGGGGCGCCACGGAGCCCAACTCACCAACATTAAACTGTGGCAGGACCTTCCTGTAGTTCAGGAGAGCGGGATACTGCCCACCCTCACCCACAACCAGCGCCAGCGACAGGAG TGTATGTTCGAGGTGTTAACGTCGGAGGCGTCGTATTTGAGATCACTCCGGGTGCTCAGAGATCACTTTCTCGGGTCGCGAGAGCTGGACGACACTCTCGTCATCCACGACAGGAAGGTGCTCTTCTCCAACATCCTGCAGGTGTACGAGGTCAGCGAgag GTTCCTGCAGGATCTGCTGGACCGGGTGGACGAGGGCGTGGTCATCTCTGATGTGTGTGACATCATCCACTGGCACGCCAATCAGCATTTCAGCGTTTACATCGACTACGTCCGGAACCAGGTCTACCAGGAGAAGACCTACAGCCAGCTGat gcagtgTAACCGGGCGTTCTGTACGGTGATGCGACGGCTGGAAGAATCTCCGCTCTGCAAGCGACTTCCATTCAGCTCCTTCATGCTGCTGCCCTTCCAGCGAATCACACGCATCAAAATCCTCATACAG AGTATTCTGAAGAGGACGACTGAAGGTTCAGCGGAGGAGGAGTCCGCCTCCAGAGCTCTGGCCGTCGTCTCAGAG ATCATACGGGAGGCGAACACTCAGGTGGGTCAGATGAAGCAGATGGAGGAGTTGATGCACGTGGCCAACATTCTGGAGTTCGATAAACTGAAG GCGATCCCGCTAGTGTCCAAAACTCGTTGTCTGGAGAAGCAGGGCGAGCTGCAGGAGCTCGTCAAAGGAGCGTCACTCTTCGGCCAGCGCTTTCGCTTCACTCCTGTGTACATCTTCCTCTTCAACGACCTCATCATCCTCACTGCCAGGAAGAG CGTAAGTCCAGAGCGGTTTGTGGTGCTGGATCACGCCCACCGCTCTCTGGTGGAGGTCCAGCCTATAGAGCCTTCTGGACCACAGCTGGACCACACCTTCTGCCTCACATTGCTGGAGAACCACCAGGGAAACACCTGTGAGCACCTGCTGAAGGCCAATACTGA GTCTGACCTGCACAGGTGGATGGCGGTGTTCCCCTCCGTCTGTGAGCTCCAGCAGGAGAAGCAGGAGAAAGTGTACGAGGACTGGG actgCCCACAGGTTCAGTGTATCCAGCAGTACGCTGCTAAACAGGCAGATGAGCTGAGTCTAGAACCCTGGGACATAATCAACATTATTCGCAAAACTAACGAAG GATGGTACGAGGGCATGCGCCTCTCCGACAGGGCGAGGGGGTGGTTCCCTCAGGAGTCTGTGGTCGAAGTGACCAATGAACATCAGAGACGCCGAAACCTCCGGGAGCAGTACCGGATCAACATGGCAACACGGCCAGACAATCACAAAGAGGAAACGAAATTAAATCAAAAttcttaa